The Argonema galeatum A003/A1 genomic sequence TTACTACAACAAGCCGCATCAGTTTACTGAACAAGAAATTCAATTAGCGCAAACGATCGCCAGTAATGTTGCTTTTGCGGTCGAGCGGAAACGGGCGGAGTCAGCTTTACACCGGCGCGAACAAGAATTCAAAGCCCTGGTTGAAAATGCCCCCGACATAATTGCCCGCTACGATCGACAATTGCGCCTAGTCTACGTCAGCCCAGCTTTGGAAAGGACAACTGGAATGGTGCCTCAAACGCTCATCGGCAAAACTTTCTCGGCGTTAGGGTTACCACCAAACACAAACCTCCAGTGGCAAGAGTGCCTGCAAAATGTGTTCGCAACGGGGCAAGAACAGGTAATGGAATTCGATTATTTAGCACCCAACGGACAAACGAGATATTATCAAGCTCGTCTGGTGCCGGAATTTGCCCAGAACGGTTCGCCCGAATATGTTCTTACAGTAAGCCGCGATATTACGGCTCGCAAGCGAGCCGAGGATTCCCAACGCTTTCTGGCTGATGCCAGCACTATCCTCTCTATCTCTCTAGATTACGAGATCGCATGGTCAAATCTGGCTCATTTGGCAGTGCCTCAAATTGCCGACTGGTGCGTTATCGATGTACTTGAGGTGGAAAATGTGGAAATATGGCATAAGCCCGTTTCTCCTACCCTTCGCCGCGTCGCTTTCTCCCACGCAGATCCAGTTCAGAAAGCATCTTTGCAGGATATGCAACGCCTGCACCCAATTAACCCAAATGCCTCATTTGGAGTAGGGAAGGTTTTGCAGACCGGGCAGTCAGAATTTTACCCCGAAATTAAAGATCCTGCCGTATTAGCCAAAGCTGAAGATGCCAAGCTTCAGGCAATACTGCGCCAATTAGCTCCTAAGTCTGTCATGTGCGTGCCTCTAGTCGCTCGCGGGCAAACCCTGGGGGTCATCACTTTAGGTATATCGGAGTCCGATCGTCAATATACTCAGGTTGACCTAGAGTTGGTAGAGGATCTGGCGCGTCGGGCGGCGCTAGCAGTTGATAATGCAAGGCTTTATCGGGAGTCCCAAGAGGCTAGCGAGAATCTCCGCAAGGCGATCGTAATTTTGGGAGAACAGCAGCAACAACTGCGAACGCTGCAAAGCCTGACAAATCTACTAAACCAACGTCTTGCCAATTTGCCAGACCTTTTGCAGGTGATGGTTCAGTCGGTTTGCGATGCGATCGGCGGGGCGCAGTTTTGTTTGATCGTTTTACATAACGCTCAGTGCGATCGGCTCCTATTGACGGTTACAGCTGGCATAGGCACGGAAAAATTACGACTGGAAAATGCTTTGGATAGTAAGGAAGGATGGCTGGCAGTGGCCCTCTCGACTGCTTCTTCATCAGTCAGCGAGGAATTTGAGATTGAAAATTTTAGATTTCAAATTTCTGGTAACTCTGAAATTGTTTCCCCCGCCTCGGTGTGTGCAGTTCCGATTGAGTCGGCTGAGTCTGGACGGTTGGGGGTGCTGGCTATAGGCAACTGGGAAGATTTCCATGCTTTCGATTCGGAAGACCGACACCTGCTGGTTGCGGTGGGGGAACAGGCGGCTATAGCTATTAATAATGCCCGATCGATCAAGGCTTTAGAGGAGCGAGAGGAACGTTTAGCTCAGCAGAACCAACTGTTGAGCAATCAAAACCGGGAATTGGAAGATCGACGCGAACAAATTGGGCTGCAAAACGTGCAACTTCTGGAAGCCGCCCGACTCAAATCGCAGTTTTTGGCTACTATGTCTCACGAACTGCGTACTCCGTTGAATGCCATTATTGGCTTTTCCCAACTGCTTTTGCGTTCGGCAATGCGATCGCGCAGCATCTTGGCCCAAGAAGGCGAAGTTTCTGAACCGCAGCTAGGACATTCCCTCGCTCCCGAACAGGAAAACATGGTAGAACGCATCCTCAACAATGGCAAACACCTGTTAACCCTGATCGATGACATCCTCGACCTCTCGAAAATTGAGGCGGGTCGCATGGATCTCGAACGCGAACAAATAAACCTGGCCGTTCTAGTGACAACCACTACCGAAGAAATTCGTTCCCTAGCGGAAGAGAAGAACATCGACTTGGAGGTTTGCACTTTTCTGAATAACCCGTTTATTGTCAACGACACTGCGCGTTTGCGGCAGATTTTGATTAACCTGCTATCCAATGCCATCAAGTTCACCATTGCCGGTGGTGTAAAGGTGGAGGTGTGTGAAGTGTCTGATGACCGATTGGCTATAACAGTGATGGATACAGGAATTGGCATCGCTGAGGAACATTTAGAATATATCTTTGAACAATTCCGGCAAGTGGATCAAAGCACTACAAAGTTACACTACGGTACTGGTTTAGGGTTGACTATTATTCGATCGCTGGTGCTGATGATGAAGGGAACAGTTTCTGTTAAAAGTAAGGTGGGTGAGGGTTCTAGTTTCCGAGTCGAAATTCCCCGCGAGCTACCTCCATCGAACGATCGCAACCAAGTCAAAAAAATTAGAAGACTGCTGAAATAGTCATTGGTCAGTGGTCAGTGGTCAGTTGTCAGTGGTCAGTTGTCAGTTGTCAGTTGTCAGTTGTCAGTTGTCAGTTGTCAGTGGTCAGTTGTCAGTTGTCAGTGGAAGAAGAAAAAAGGTCTACCAACCATTACCGGGACAAACCTAACCCCCCTAACCCCCCTCTCCGACCTCGTAGAGGGGGGAGCATTTCTCCCCTGCCTGTTGCGG encodes the following:
- a CDS encoding GAF domain-containing protein, coding for MIEETLKILVVDDDEVDRIVVRRSLKAAGEAIELSEAESCATALAALRQKTFDCIFLDYRLPDADGLALIKQLRSAGFKMPVVVLTGQGDEQIAVEMMKAGASDYLSKGKLSTESLSRSLRNAIRIYRAEMEALIATQQLKISEERYRLVLEGSNDVIWDWDITKNEIYWNDRLIEIIGLSASQCGVESSGAVRTWEAISQLIHPEDRQKVKKALIAHLCENVEFNLEFRLRHTSGEYRYCMTRGKAQRDSQGRPVRMAGIISDINSAKLAQKELRCRFDQIETIYQITDAASRAAVLEEIYQVALNGLTRALKADRTSVLLFDADGVMRFKAWCGLSEEYRRSVEGYSPWSCDTNNPEPICISDVETSTWQISDLTLQIEEENVQSAMLNLKSKILKEGIRALGFIPLVAQEKPIGRFMVYYNKPHQFTEQEIQLAQTIASNVAFAVERKRAESALHRREQEFKALVENAPDIIARYDRQLRLVYVSPALERTTGMVPQTLIGKTFSALGLPPNTNLQWQECLQNVFATGQEQVMEFDYLAPNGQTRYYQARLVPEFAQNGSPEYVLTVSRDITARKRAEDSQRFLADASTILSISLDYEIAWSNLAHLAVPQIADWCVIDVLEVENVEIWHKPVSPTLRRVAFSHADPVQKASLQDMQRLHPINPNASFGVGKVLQTGQSEFYPEIKDPAVLAKAEDAKLQAILRQLAPKSVMCVPLVARGQTLGVITLGISESDRQYTQVDLELVEDLARRAALAVDNARLYRESQEASENLRKAIVILGEQQQQLRTLQSLTNLLNQRLANLPDLLQVMVQSVCDAIGGAQFCLIVLHNAQCDRLLLTVTAGIGTEKLRLENALDSKEGWLAVALSTASSSVSEEFEIENFRFQISGNSEIVSPASVCAVPIESAESGRLGVLAIGNWEDFHAFDSEDRHLLVAVGEQAAIAINNARSIKALEEREERLAQQNQLLSNQNRELEDRREQIGLQNVQLLEAARLKSQFLATMSHELRTPLNAIIGFSQLLLRSAMRSRSILAQEGEVSEPQLGHSLAPEQENMVERILNNGKHLLTLIDDILDLSKIEAGRMDLEREQINLAVLVTTTTEEIRSLAEEKNIDLEVCTFLNNPFIVNDTARLRQILINLLSNAIKFTIAGGVKVEVCEVSDDRLAITVMDTGIGIAEEHLEYIFEQFRQVDQSTTKLHYGTGLGLTIIRSLVLMMKGTVSVKSKVGEGSSFRVEIPRELPPSNDRNQVKKIRRLLK